A single window of Pseudoduganella plicata DNA harbors:
- a CDS encoding tyrosine-type recombinase/integrase, whose translation MAASLQTILLTGARPGEVLSIKWEDINLRWRGLTIKDKVEGNRTIPLTPYLSQIIQALPKKSEWVFSGAGGRPISSPNHALSAVGQIVGIDGLTLHGLRRSFRSLTEWLEVPAGVVAQIMGHKPSATAEKHYTIRPLDLLRVHHEKIEEWILEQAALSFQPVPALKLLA comes from the coding sequence GTGGCTGCCAGCCTGCAAACCATCTTGTTGACGGGTGCTCGTCCCGGGGAGGTACTTTCGATTAAATGGGAAGACATCAATCTTCGGTGGAGAGGCCTTACCATTAAAGACAAGGTCGAAGGGAATAGAACTATCCCGCTGACGCCTTATCTTTCGCAAATTATACAAGCGCTTCCGAAGAAATCAGAATGGGTTTTTTCGGGCGCTGGTGGCCGCCCGATCTCAAGCCCTAACCATGCCCTCTCGGCCGTAGGCCAAATCGTCGGCATCGATGGGCTCACTCTCCATGGACTTAGACGCTCGTTCCGCTCCTTGACTGAATGGCTTGAGGTGCCTGCAGGTGTTGTTGCTCAAATCATGGGGCATAAGCCGAGCGCAACTGCTGAAAAACATTACACTATTCGGCCGCTCGACCTGTTAAGGGTTCATCACGAGAAAATTGAAGAGTGGATTCTTGAACAGGCAGCTCTGTCTTTTCAACCGGTGCCAGCCCTGAAATTACTCGCGTGA
- a CDS encoding Arm DNA-binding domain-containing protein, whose translation MAKINLTASRLAEFRCPEGKSQAFLWDSTAPGLGIRATPRGASAYIFQSEYQGRTLRMTIGGITARSIAEARVKARELQAMVDDGRDPRLVKAEIIAADTAKRERNRVEAVTVAVAWAEYIHARREMWGDRHYRDHIAKSKAGGTASARGTRGRGVTIEGPLYVFMAMRLSSLDAATIEAWAQREGKVRPTAARLAW comes from the coding sequence ATGGCAAAAATCAATCTCACCGCAAGCCGGCTAGCTGAGTTCAGGTGCCCGGAGGGCAAGTCCCAGGCATTCCTTTGGGACTCGACAGCGCCGGGCTTAGGCATACGTGCCACACCGCGGGGTGCCTCGGCATATATATTTCAGAGTGAATATCAGGGCCGTACGCTACGCATGACGATCGGCGGCATCACCGCTCGGAGCATTGCAGAGGCACGGGTCAAGGCCCGCGAACTTCAGGCCATGGTTGATGACGGCCGGGATCCGCGACTAGTGAAAGCCGAGATCATCGCCGCAGATACCGCGAAGCGTGAGCGAAATCGTGTAGAGGCAGTCACCGTCGCGGTGGCGTGGGCTGAGTACATCCACGCGCGGCGAGAAATGTGGGGCGATCGCCACTACCGCGACCATATCGCGAAATCAAAGGCAGGCGGAACAGCTTCTGCCCGTGGAACGCGGGGGCGTGGCGTGACGATTGAGGGACCTCTCTATGTATTCATGGCTATGCGTCTTTCGTCACTTGACGCAGCAACCATTGAAGCATGGGCTCAGCGAGAAGGGAAGGTACGGCCAACTGCCGCCAGATTAGCATGGTGA
- a CDS encoding glycoside hydrolase family protein, whose translation MMASLKRTSVTSPNAGMTMSSMARARMRATEKVMLRYYNDMGKRKGNCTWGIGFYAHKGICSEDELARMVDAASVDIEYGKRIAEAERRIKLKVRVALTQDQFDGLVSFTYNTTNVANQPVYDALNGKNFPRAAQIMSDSVYVRLKGKKKLASGLVARRAEESAPFHAVKTNAAASSKQEEVHGPN comes from the coding sequence ATGATGGCATCGTTAAAGCGGACTTCGGTAACTTCGCCAAACGCGGGCATGACCATGAGCAGCATGGCTCGCGCCAGAATGCGCGCCACCGAAAAGGTTATGCTCAGATATTACAACGACATGGGAAAGCGAAAGGGCAATTGTACTTGGGGCATCGGGTTTTATGCCCACAAAGGAATTTGCAGCGAGGACGAGTTGGCGCGAATGGTCGATGCTGCATCGGTGGATATTGAGTACGGGAAGCGTATAGCCGAGGCCGAGCGGCGCATAAAGCTGAAGGTTCGTGTCGCGCTGACTCAAGATCAATTTGACGGGCTGGTAAGCTTCACGTACAACACAACCAACGTGGCAAACCAGCCAGTTTATGATGCACTCAATGGCAAGAATTTTCCTCGCGCTGCCCAGATCATGTCTGATTCTGTCTATGTCAGGCTCAAAGGAAAGAAAAAGCTGGCTTCCGGGCTCGTTGCACGGCGTGCAGAGGAAAGTGCACCATTCCACGCGGTCAAAACAAATGCTGCAGCGTCGAGCAAACAGGAGGAAGTTCATGGCCCTAATTAA